In Maridesulfovibrio frigidus DSM 17176, a genomic segment contains:
- a CDS encoding aminotransferase class I/II-fold pyridoxal phosphate-dependent enzyme → MDKFPRVHRLPPYVFAKVNELKMQLRHQGEDIIDLGMGNPDLPTPQHIVDKLCEAAQKPVNHRYSASKGIKGLRREMGAWYKRRYDVDLDIDQEIVVTMGAKEGLAHLALVMLSPGDVVFAPDPSYPIHPYASIIAGADVRTIPMAHDRDFFEDLEMAMRQTWPKPKVLIINFPHNPTGITAEIPFFEKIVDFAKENDLLVIHDLAYADFTFDGYKAPSFLQARGAKDVGVEFFSLSKSYSMPGWRVGFCCGNQEMVQALTRIKSYLDYGLFQPIQIAACAALSGPQDCVREMMDIYQDRRDALCEGMQRIGWDVTPPKATQFIWAKIPEQFKHLGSVEFSKLLLRECKVAVAPGLGFGSYGDDHVRMALVENRQRINQAVRGMKDLFGCSS, encoded by the coding sequence ATGGATAAATTTCCAAGAGTTCACAGGCTGCCCCCCTATGTTTTTGCCAAAGTGAACGAATTAAAAATGCAGTTACGCCACCAAGGCGAAGACATTATTGATCTGGGTATGGGTAACCCGGACCTCCCTACACCTCAGCACATTGTAGACAAACTATGTGAAGCGGCCCAAAAGCCTGTCAATCATAGATACAGTGCCTCAAAGGGAATCAAAGGCCTTCGCAGAGAAATGGGCGCGTGGTACAAAAGAAGATACGATGTTGATTTAGACATCGATCAGGAAATCGTAGTTACCATGGGCGCCAAAGAAGGGCTGGCGCATTTAGCACTGGTCATGCTTTCCCCTGGTGATGTCGTTTTCGCCCCCGATCCATCATATCCTATACATCCTTACGCCAGTATCATTGCAGGCGCGGATGTTAGAACAATACCAATGGCTCATGACAGAGACTTCTTTGAAGATCTCGAAATGGCAATGCGCCAGACATGGCCAAAACCGAAAGTATTGATTATTAATTTCCCGCATAACCCGACAGGTATCACTGCAGAAATTCCTTTCTTTGAAAAGATTGTAGATTTTGCTAAAGAGAATGACCTGCTGGTCATTCATGATCTGGCTTATGCTGATTTTACTTTTGACGGATACAAGGCGCCAAGCTTCTTGCAAGCACGTGGTGCAAAAGATGTTGGAGTAGAATTCTTCTCCTTATCCAAAAGCTACTCAATGCCTGGTTGGCGTGTGGGTTTCTGTTGTGGTAATCAGGAGATGGTACAGGCTTTGACCCGTATTAAAAGCTATCTGGATTACGGACTGTTTCAGCCCATTCAGATTGCAGCGTGTGCCGCTCTAAGCGGACCGCAGGACTGCGTTCGCGAAATGATGGACATCTATCAGGATCGCCGCGACGCATTATGCGAAGGTATGCAGCGCATCGGCTGGGACGTAACTCCTCCAAAAGCAACGCAGTTCATTTGGGCTAAGATTCCTGAGCAGTTTAAACACTTAGGTTCAGTTGAATTCTCAAAATTACTCTTACGCGAATGTAAAGTCGCTGTTGCTCCGGGGCTCGGTTTCGGTAGCTACGGAGACGACCATGTGCGTATGGCTTTGGTAGAAAACAGGCAGAGAATTAATCAGGCTGTTCGCGGCATGAAAGATTTATTCGGCTGCTCTTCTTAA
- a CDS encoding homoserine dehydrogenase: protein MQTVKLAIAGFGTVGTGLARIIEENEDIILARSGKKFNITSVLVRDLKKQRDYLPGPDVKFTNDVDEFTSGSDADIVVELMGGITLALDIVKKALEAGKHVVTANKHLLAEHGIELFEIAKKNGVGLYYESSVAGGIPIIQAIKESLAANRIKSIVGILNGTANYILSEMSTNGLEFDTALAQATELGYAEADPTFDIEGIDTAHKMVVLIRNAYGKDYPLADLPVEGITSIEGQDIRFARELGYRIKLIGQVRDVGGKLEAGVFPALVKYTLLLARVGGNYNAVRVEGNAVGPAFFHGQGAGSMPTGSAVLADIMALSSSKTPDNTGFNNSPIEKAEILPPELASSEYYFRFSVADKAGVMAEISRAMADHNISIAQAVQKDAPSGANIPIVFTTHKACTKDVNAALKEIDKMSFITRETLSMRILQG from the coding sequence ATGCAGACAGTCAAGTTAGCCATTGCAGGGTTCGGCACAGTCGGAACCGGTCTTGCCCGGATTATTGAAGAAAACGAAGATATTATTCTCGCCCGCTCAGGCAAGAAGTTTAATATAACGTCCGTTCTTGTCCGTGATCTCAAGAAGCAAAGGGACTACCTCCCAGGCCCTGATGTAAAATTTACTAACGATGTAGATGAATTCACATCAGGTTCAGACGCTGACATTGTTGTTGAACTAATGGGCGGCATCACGCTTGCGCTTGATATAGTCAAGAAGGCTCTCGAAGCCGGCAAGCATGTTGTTACTGCAAACAAACACCTCTTAGCGGAACACGGAATAGAATTATTTGAAATAGCCAAGAAGAATGGAGTCGGGCTCTACTATGAATCTAGTGTTGCCGGCGGCATCCCCATTATTCAGGCGATAAAAGAAAGCCTTGCTGCCAACCGCATCAAATCCATAGTCGGAATCCTGAACGGAACCGCTAACTACATTCTTTCCGAAATGAGCACCAACGGACTTGAGTTCGATACAGCTTTAGCTCAGGCGACAGAATTGGGATATGCAGAAGCAGATCCAACCTTCGACATCGAAGGCATCGATACAGCTCACAAAATGGTTGTGCTGATCCGAAATGCATATGGTAAAGACTACCCTCTCGCGGACCTTCCGGTCGAAGGAATCACCAGCATAGAAGGACAGGATATTCGGTTTGCCCGTGAGCTTGGATATAGAATAAAACTCATCGGACAAGTACGCGATGTGGGCGGAAAACTAGAAGCTGGAGTATTTCCGGCACTTGTTAAATACACCCTGCTACTTGCCAGAGTCGGCGGAAATTACAACGCTGTCAGAGTTGAAGGTAATGCTGTAGGACCCGCATTTTTCCACGGTCAAGGCGCTGGCTCTATGCCTACCGGAAGTGCCGTACTAGCAGACATAATGGCTCTTTCCAGCTCAAAAACTCCCGACAACACAGGCTTTAACAACAGCCCCATCGAGAAGGCCGAAATTCTGCCGCCAGAATTGGCATCTTCCGAATACTATTTCAGATTCTCTGTTGCTGATAAAGCAGGAGTTATGGCTGAAATTTCAAGAGCCATGGCTGACCATAATATTTCAATAGCTCAGGCAGTACAAAAAGACGCGCCTTCCGGTGCGAATATTCCGATTGTCTTTACGACTCATAAAGCATGCACAAAAGATGTTAATGCAGCTCTTAAAGAAATCGACAAGATGTCTTTCATCACTCGCGAAACTTTAAGCATGAGAATCCTTCAAGGATAA